Below is a genomic region from Vitis riparia cultivar Riparia Gloire de Montpellier isolate 1030 chromosome 16, EGFV_Vit.rip_1.0, whole genome shotgun sequence.
TCCAGCTTCGCAAGAAACAGGAAGACATTCTGCTCCCATACATAAGAGCCAGGCAGCAGCTAAAGCAAGAAATCCAAAGCAAACAGAAACAAGACGGCCTTGAATCAGATTCGTCTCCCTCCTCAAAGAACTATGTTTTGTCGTATGTCGATACTTTACTGGATCTGCAGCTACCAGAAGAAAACAGGAAACTAAATGATGGAGAGATGGTGAGTTTGTGCTCAGAGTTTCTCAATGGTGGGACTGATACCACATCCACTGCACTGCAGTGGATCATGGCGAACCTGGTGAAGCACCCGCATATTCAGGCCAAGCTTTTGGAGGAGATTAGTGGGGTTATGGGGGAAGGGAAGGAAGAGGTGGAGGAGGAAGATTTGCAGAAGATGCCATACTTGAAGGCAGTCGTCTTGGAAGGTCTTAGGCGGCATCCTCCAGGACACTTTGTGTTGCCTCATTCAGTGACCCAAGATATAACCTTTGAAGGGTATGTTATACCCAAGAACGCCTCTCTCaatttcatggtatcagagatGAATTGGAACCCCAAGATATGGGAAGATCCAATGGAGTTCAAGCCAGAGAGGTTCTTGAACAGCAAAGGCAATGGAGATGAAGTGTTTGATATTACTGGGAGCAGGGAGATTAAGATGATGCCGTTCGGTGCAGGAAGGAGGATATGTCCCGGCCATGGCCTAGCGATGCTGCATCTGGAGTATTTTGTGGCCAATTTGGTATGGAGTTTTGAATGGAAGGCTGTGGAGGGAGATGAAGTTGATCTATCAGAGAAGCAGGAGTTCACGGTAGTGATGAAGAATCCATTGCAGGTCCACTTGTCTCCACG
It encodes:
- the LOC117933452 gene encoding cytochrome P450 89A2-like; its protein translation is METWVFPIIISLCVAALLKSLYDFIFPKLNLPPGPTTVPFVGNLLWLLKSFSELEPILRNLHAKYGPIITLQIGSRPAIFVSANSLAHQTLVQNGAVFADRPKALPTNRIFSSNQHNISSAVYGPTWRLLRRNLTAEILHPSRVRSYSQARRWVLEILISRLQARSESGDAVRVVDHFQYTMFCLLVLMCFGDKLEEKQIQEIETIQRILLLGFPRFNILNFWPRVGKVLFRHPWEELFQLRKKQEDILLPYIRARQQLKQEIQSKQKQDGLESDSSPSSKNYVLSYVDTLLDLQLPEENRKLNDGEMVSLCSEFLNGGTDTTSTALQWIMANLVKHPHIQAKLLEEISGVMGEGKEEVEEEDLQKMPYLKAVVLEGLRRHPPGHFVLPHSVTQDITFEGYVIPKNASLNFMVSEMNWNPKIWEDPMEFKPERFLNSKGNGDEVFDITGSREIKMMPFGAGRRICPGHGLAMLHLEYFVANLVWSFEWKAVEGDEVDLSEKQEFTVVMKNPLQVHLSPRWK